Sequence from the Williamwhitmania sp. genome:
TTCACGTATCCTTCGCCTCCCTCCACCAAGTCTGGAGAAAGAACGTTTAGCAATCCTGAAGAATACTTCATCTCAATGGAAAACTTAAAGTAGTTGAGGTAAAAGTCAAGCCCGGCACCATACTCGTAGTAAAGGTCGTATTCATTAAGCCTTACATATATCCCCTCCTTATTGTTCAACTTTTTAAAGGCAGCTACATCAAAGCGAGGATTAATGCCAGCAATAAGGTAAGGCCGAATATCACCAGACCGTTTTGCCTTATACTTCAGCAAAAAGGGAAACTCGATAAAGGAAGACTCCAACTTCATGGTGGTTTGCAGGTTACCTGTTTTGTTGAAGAAGTTCAAATCGCGCTGACCAAACGATAAACCCGGAAGAAAGCGCAGGCTAAAGGATTGGTTCAACCGGTAATCCATAATTATGTTGACATTGAAACCTGGAACTTGGTCGCTTACATCACTCCACAAAATAGTGGTATCGCCGGGAGCTAAAACCTGCGGTTTCCCATTGTTCTTGACCGTGAAGTCCATAATGTTAAAGCCAAGGGAGAAACCGAAGTGAAGTGGCTTCCCGTAGTCATAATCGAGCTGGGTGAACGGTTTTTTTTGAATCTGGGCAAAAACCTGTTTTGCCGGCAAAAGCAAAGCTGCAGCAACCAGAACAATTAGAAGAGATTTCAACCTATTCAATATTACAAATGCTAAGTTTTACAATCAGCCATTATAGCTGCTGGTTATAATCATTTATTCCAAGGTTTATACACCCAGCTTCAAAGAAACGGCGAGGTAGCTCAATTATTGTCGCTTCTTCTTTTCCTCCTTAATGCCCGTGTATATGGTAGCAATCCCAAAGCTTAGCCTTTTTTCGCTTACACTACTAAACCCAGCATCTCTTAGCCGTTCCAAAAATTGCTCCCCATCGGGAAATTTCAGCACTGAGTCAGGCAGATACTCGTAAGCCTCACTGTTTCCTGAAAATATTTTTCCAAATAAAGGAAGTATTTTAAGAAAGTAAAATTTGTAAAACTGTTTTACCGGAAAGCGTCGAGGCATGGAAAATTCAAGAATGGCAACAATTCCGTTTACCTTTAATACCCGTTGCATCTCCTGTAACCCAATATCGAGGTGGGAAAAGTTTCTAACGCCAAACGATACGGCCACGGCATCAAAAGAGCCGTTGGGAAAAGGAAGGTTTTCAGAATCGCCATACAGCAAAGAAATGGTTTGACTCAGCTTCTTTTTGGCAACCTTTACGCGACCCACCTCAAGCATACCCTCCGAAATATCGACCCCAACAATGCCAGCAGGATGTAACTTAGAGAGGGCAATTGCCAAATCACCGGTACCAGATGCAACGTCTAAAATTCGCTGTGGTGCATGAGGCCGCAACAGCCTCACTATTTTGCGGCGCCAAACTTTATCAATATTGAGTGAGAGAAAGTGATTTAAAAAATCGTAAGTAGGGGCAATATTGTTAAACATGCCCACCACCTTTTCTTTATCAGCCATAATAAATCCAACAATTTTCGACAATACTACTACTTTTCACCACCCAGGAATCGATAAGAAACCTTTCCCGCTGGCAATCAAAATGCTACAACAACCGCATTCGGTTGGCTTGATAATAGCCATGCAAATTTGGGTAATTTTTAGTTAACAGGCATAGCTACACGTAAAGCTTTTGTAAATCGTTGATAAATCCACAGGAGATATCATCAACGCGAACCTCAGCCTTAGTAACATGGCCTAGGGTCCTAAAGTTCTGTTGCTGTGCTACCATAAAATCAATAAACTGAACTTCTCTGGTAGAAGGCACTGTAACCACTGCCATTCCTGGGGACTCGCCAAAAAGGAAGATGTTTGTCTCAATTTCTGAATCGGTTGTAATATCGAAGCCTAGGCTATGCAAATGACCGCACTCCACAAGTGAGGTGAAAATGCCACCCCGCCCAACGCTGTGTGCCGAATTCAGAATGCCCAACCGGTATAGCTGTAGCAACGCCTTTTGCAAACGGAACTCCCGGTGGATATCGAAATAGGGAATGTAGCTGGCATTGGAATGGCCTAGGCAGGTTTCCAACTCGCTTCCGGCAAGTGAAATAGCAGGTTCGCCCAGAAGATAAATCATATCACCCTTATCCAGAAAACTTCGCGATAGCGGAGCCGATCCATCGACAACTCCCAAGATAGCCACTGCAGAAAAAACTGCAGATTTTTGCACTGGTCTCAATTTAATAAAAGGCTGCTGGGCCGATCCTACCACACCCCATTGATCACATACCTTATAAAATAATCGTTGCAGCTCTTGCACCCTGCTGTCCTGTTCCTCGTTATCACCAAATATCGCTGGCATTAAGGAAGCCTGCATTGGAATTGCACCCGAGCAAATCACCTTACGAGTAGCCTCCGCAAAGCTAAGGATAAGCGATTTTTCAGAACTAATCTGAGACATCCTTGGGTTAAGAACCTGTGCCATTGCAATGCTTCTCCTTGCCTCGGGGAGTACGGCAATTCCTGCATCGGATGGATTACTCAGGTTTGGGCCGCTTAATAAGCTTGAGTCGAATTGTTCCCGAAACCACATTTTAGGAGAGAGGCTTGAGCTGGATAACACCAGCATTATGGCATCGATAAGCTCAACTTGAGATGAGCCCCACTCAGTGCTACTTTTTTCAAATGTTGGTATATCAACTGTCTCCATCTCCTCTTTGGGCATCTCAAGTTCGCTAATAATGGCAAGGTCAATAGCGATCAACTCCTCACCGCTTGCCTCTATAGTTACAACCGGATTTTCTTCGATGCGCCCAACTTTGCTGTATGGGATGTCCCACTTCTCAAGTATTACCTCAAATATAGGCTCCCTCCCAACTGGACAAACAACCATGAGCCGATTAAGCGTTTCAGCGCCTAGCAGTTCTAATGTGGTACATGAATCTATTCCCAACAACACTTTTTTAACATCAAACCGCATTCCCAGATTCCACCGCAACGAGATGGCTAGTGCTGTTCGCAATAAGCCAAGCGTAGTGAGCGGTTGTACATCCGAAATGACTTCTGCCTTAAAAAGTTCACCGAGGGCAAAATCGAGCTGCTTGGCAAAAATTCCTGTTTGATGGTTCTCCACATTTTCTTTAAAATCAAATGCCCGCGAGAGAATAGATACTTCCTTACTATAAAACTCAGGCAAGGTATAGTTGCCAATGAGGTAAACGTTGCTGCTAACCAACGGTTTACGCGTACAACCAACCCCCTTCCTAATACCAACTAGGCTGCTACAAACAAATGGTTCCGGATCAATATCGGAAGAGATATAGACTCCGCCCTCCACCAACGGGATTCCTAGACCTTGTGTAAAACAGCTCAAAGTTTTGGTTGCATCACTTGCAATTTTATCAACGCTAACACCCGGTGAAACCGACCAATGCGATAGCGCGGCTGGTTTAAAACCATTAACAGCCAACTTCCAAAAACTCTCCGCAATTCGCTCCAAACCGTCCACAAGCGGTGTTCCATTGGAGTATGCCACCGACTGGTTAAGTGCAGCATGCCAGCCGGGAACCACCTCAGTATGTGTGTATATAGGATCACTGGACAAAAGCTTCGCCTGCACGACAAGAGTAAACATTACCATTCGCTCAAGATCGCTACTCTGCTCATCCAGCTGCTGCAACAGCCGTTCCAGAACATCATCCGAAAACCGTGCTTCGAGTAATAACACCTTTAAAGATTCTAGAGAAGCCATTAGCGTTCATCAATTTAAACACAAATATAGCCAATTAATGTTTTTTCATGCTACATAACAGTTACAGGGTTGAAGTTTAAGTTGTAATTTTGGGTTCAAATTGCTGAAGGGTGAAATGCCTAAATGGTGTTTTGTTTGGCAAATTGTTGGGACAACACCTCAAACAATTAATGGCATTGGAATTACCCTTTTACCAGCTCTAAAAAACTACCAATACAATGAAAAAACTTGCCCTTATTACAGGAGCAACTTCCGGAATTGGAAAAGCAACA
This genomic interval carries:
- a CDS encoding porin family protein, whose protein sequence is MKSLLIVLVAAALLLPAKQVFAQIQKKPFTQLDYDYGKPLHFGFSLGFNIMDFTVKNNGKPQVLAPGDTTILWSDVSDQVPGFNVNIIMDYRLNQSFSLRFLPGLSFGQRDLNFFNKTGNLQTTMKLESSFIEFPFLLKYKAKRSGDIRPYLIAGINPRFDVAAFKKLNNKEGIYVRLNEYDLYYEYGAGLDFYLNYFKFSIEMKYSSGLLNVLSPDLVEGGEGYVKSIDQIKSQIFVISFHFE
- the ubiE gene encoding bifunctional demethylmenaquinone methyltransferase/2-methoxy-6-polyprenyl-1,4-benzoquinol methylase UbiE, which translates into the protein MADKEKVVGMFNNIAPTYDFLNHFLSLNIDKVWRRKIVRLLRPHAPQRILDVASGTGDLAIALSKLHPAGIVGVDISEGMLEVGRVKVAKKKLSQTISLLYGDSENLPFPNGSFDAVAVSFGVRNFSHLDIGLQEMQRVLKVNGIVAILEFSMPRRFPVKQFYKFYFLKILPLFGKIFSGNSEAYEYLPDSVLKFPDGEQFLERLRDAGFSSVSEKRLSFGIATIYTGIKEEKKKRQ
- a CDS encoding AIR synthase-related protein, with amino-acid sequence MASLESLKVLLLEARFSDDVLERLLQQLDEQSSDLERMVMFTLVVQAKLLSSDPIYTHTEVVPGWHAALNQSVAYSNGTPLVDGLERIAESFWKLAVNGFKPAALSHWSVSPGVSVDKIASDATKTLSCFTQGLGIPLVEGGVYISSDIDPEPFVCSSLVGIRKGVGCTRKPLVSSNVYLIGNYTLPEFYSKEVSILSRAFDFKENVENHQTGIFAKQLDFALGELFKAEVISDVQPLTTLGLLRTALAISLRWNLGMRFDVKKVLLGIDSCTTLELLGAETLNRLMVVCPVGREPIFEVILEKWDIPYSKVGRIEENPVVTIEASGEELIAIDLAIISELEMPKEEMETVDIPTFEKSSTEWGSSQVELIDAIMLVLSSSSLSPKMWFREQFDSSLLSGPNLSNPSDAGIAVLPEARRSIAMAQVLNPRMSQISSEKSLILSFAEATRKVICSGAIPMQASLMPAIFGDNEEQDSRVQELQRLFYKVCDQWGVVGSAQQPFIKLRPVQKSAVFSAVAILGVVDGSAPLSRSFLDKGDMIYLLGEPAISLAGSELETCLGHSNASYIPYFDIHREFRLQKALLQLYRLGILNSAHSVGRGGIFTSLVECGHLHSLGFDITTDSEIETNIFLFGESPGMAVVTVPSTREVQFIDFMVAQQQNFRTLGHVTKAEVRVDDISCGFINDLQKLYV